TCTAATCAAATTAAAGAAAGACATAATTCCAAATATAAATAACAAACGCAATAGATTTCTTTCGAATTTTCTTCCCAATTGTTAATCCCCCTTTTACACAACCTATAGTCTTCCTTTATTGTTAAGTTGTTTAACCTGCATTATACGATATTTCCAGAGGTTTCGATTGTAAAAAACCATTATTTTTGTATAGGGCAGTGTTAGCTGGGGTTTTAAAGAGCAGGAAAACATTTCTATTGAAATCATCACTTAATTATTTTATTATAATAAAACAAGCTGCATTGTACGTAATCATACTAAAGTTTTAACCTTTAAGCTGAAATAGGGAGTTTAACATCGGAACAGGAATGACAAGCCTCTGTCTATATGACAAGGAGGACATGCAGGAATGTTTCTGCGGACACCCACTTTGAGGAGTGGTGGTTTAAAACTTTCTTATAACAGTTACGGCAAGAGCGGCTCCATACTTATATTATCAAACCAGTTTCCAATCGGGGGCTGGTTTTTTTATTATATAGAAATTATAATTACCCTGATACTATAGCTGTCAGGAGGAATTATGAAAAAACTGCTAAAAATCAGCATTTCTATCATTCTGATTTTGGGGATTTGCTTTTTGCTGTTTGAAATTTCCAAGTCAAGGAACTTTCAGTTTTTCGGAGGCCTTGTAAATAAAGCAGAAACAGAGGAAAAAGTGGCAGCATTAACATTTGATGATGGACCAGGCGTCAACACGGAGGAAATATTGGATATTCTGCGGGAAGAAGAAATTAAAGCCACTTTTTACCTAACAGGGCAAGAGATTGAGCAACATATGGACGATGCCAAAAGGATTGCGGGAGAAGGGCATGAAATTGGCAATCATTCATATTCTCATACACGGATGGTTCTAAAATCTCCCTCTTTTATTAAAGATGAAATTGCGAAAACAGATGATTTAATCAGGCAGACAGGCTATGAAGGAGAAATTCATTTTCGGCCTCCATACGGAAAAAAACTATTTTTTCTGCCTTACTACTTATCTAAACATGAGCGTAAGACGATCTTATGGAACGTTGAGCCTGAAAGTCATCCGGAAATAGAAGGGGATGCAAATAAAATCACTGAGCATGTGGCTGAGAATATAGAACCAGGCTCCATCATTCTTCTTCATGTCATGTATGAGAGCCGGG
This window of the Cytobacillus pseudoceanisediminis genome carries:
- a CDS encoding polysaccharide deacetylase family protein: MKKLLKISISIILILGICFLLFEISKSRNFQFFGGLVNKAETEEKVAALTFDDGPGVNTEEILDILREEEIKATFYLTGQEIEQHMDDAKRIAGEGHEIGNHSYSHTRMVLKSPSFIKDEIAKTDDLIRQTGYEGEIHFRPPYGKKLFFLPYYLSKHERKTILWNVEPESHPEIEGDANKITEHVAENIEPGSIILLHVMYESREESLKSVKKIISSLKEQGYHMTTVSELLKHQK